The Vibrio tarriae genome includes a window with the following:
- a CDS encoding phosphatase PAP2 family protein: MRAMAPIAKLDLAFSLLCLQHKYNTRVARLSKSISHTGDGHLYALMGILAWWLDETHGLLFLAVGLLAFAIELPIYWLLKNSIQRRRPQELSALVTAYITPSDRYSLPSGHTAAAFVMATLIGYIYPHWYAVAVCWAGLIGLARVLLGVHFLSDVIAGALLGMGSATYAMSVMEKSI, encoded by the coding sequence ATGCGAGCTATGGCACCGATCGCTAAACTCGATTTAGCTTTTTCATTACTCTGCTTACAGCATAAGTACAATACGCGAGTCGCAAGGCTCAGTAAGTCAATTTCTCATACAGGAGATGGGCATCTTTACGCGCTGATGGGCATTCTGGCTTGGTGGTTAGATGAGACTCATGGGCTGCTGTTTCTCGCGGTTGGCTTGCTTGCGTTTGCTATTGAATTACCGATTTATTGGCTGCTGAAAAACAGTATTCAGCGCCGACGTCCACAAGAACTTTCCGCCTTAGTTACGGCTTATATCACGCCGAGCGATCGCTACAGCTTACCGTCGGGACATACCGCTGCCGCCTTCGTCATGGCGACATTAATTGGTTATATCTATCCTCATTGGTATGCCGTCGCAGTTTGTTGGGCTGGCTTAATTGGCTTGGCGCGAGTGTTATTGGGCGTGCATTTTCTAAGCGATGTGATCGCTGGAGCTTTACTTGGGATGGGCAGCGCAACTTACGCAATGAGTGTAATGGAGAAAAGTATTTGA